The Leptospira brenneri genome includes a window with the following:
- a CDS encoding M23 family metallopeptidase: protein MEVKQRLHLIFYRLRYKVQEWKLKLSQRYEDLDKKGRERLTIMVIPHTDRRTINFVISYKAISIFIGIMVVLLVISAVNVLSHSGSIHQLTELNLTNKDFIRQSSKMKEEVNSLHETIQYYYERISNLYIKLGGDPSRVSKGMGGQAGQFLALQGTPQSDITDESFRIKEDIHNLKLSSELSEEIIKLIKKRKSIIRNTPSIWPTKGYVLFPFGKYISPVTGKEELNRGLDIGSFPGAEVIATAPGIVFDTGYSPATGYYVKLSHRFGWKTIYSNLDRIRVKKNEKLSKGDILGYVGKSPENPIYHLHYEVHVGTQALNPFSFLNQIQE from the coding sequence GTGGAAGTAAAACAAAGACTACATTTAATTTTTTACCGTTTGCGGTATAAAGTCCAGGAATGGAAGCTTAAGTTATCTCAACGTTACGAGGATCTTGACAAAAAGGGACGAGAACGTCTGACCATTATGGTCATTCCGCATACCGACCGCCGAACGATTAATTTTGTTATCTCCTACAAGGCCATTTCCATATTTATCGGAATCATGGTAGTTCTTCTTGTCATTAGTGCTGTGAATGTTTTATCGCATAGTGGGTCCATCCACCAACTCACAGAACTCAATTTAACCAACAAAGACTTTATCAGACAATCTTCCAAAATGAAGGAAGAGGTAAACTCCCTTCACGAAACCATCCAATACTATTACGAAAGAATTTCTAACCTTTATATTAAACTCGGTGGAGATCCATCTCGAGTTTCAAAAGGGATGGGTGGACAAGCAGGACAGTTCCTCGCATTACAAGGAACACCTCAATCCGATATCACTGATGAATCTTTTCGTATCAAAGAAGACATTCACAATTTAAAGTTATCTTCCGAACTTTCTGAAGAAATTATCAAACTCATCAAAAAAAGAAAAAGTATCATTCGAAACACTCCATCTATTTGGCCTACAAAAGGTTATGTGCTTTTTCCTTTCGGAAAATACATTTCGCCAGTAACTGGAAAAGAAGAGTTAAACCGAGGACTAGACATTGGATCTTTTCCAGGTGCGGAAGTCATAGCAACAGCTCCTGGAATTGTATTTGATACAGGATACTCTCCTGCTACTGGTTATTATGTAAAATTATCTCACAGATTTGGATGGAAAACCATCTACTCGAATCTTGATAGAATTCGTGTTAAGAAAAATGAAAAACTCTCCAAGGGTGACATCTTAGGTTATGTTGGAAAATCACCAGAAAATCCGATTTACCATCTTCATTATGAAGTACATGTTGGTACCCAAGCGTTGAATCCGTTTTCGTTTCTCAACCAAATTCAAGAATAA